A single genomic interval of Streptomyces sp. 1222.5 harbors:
- a CDS encoding AIM24 family protein: MQSPLFAHNDLQTQERWSLQNKQMLRVTLEGHDDILARKGTMVAYQGLVEFDAEYRSNNQARARARTGEGLDLMRCHGQGTVYLANLAQHVHVMDVEQDGLTVDSSYVLAMDSSLHHEVIAVDSLYGISGSGKYQLNITGRGKVALMTSGAPLLMQVTPDKYVNCDADAIVAWSTGLRVQMQAQTHSSGVWRRRGNTGEGWELSFMGSGFALVQPSELLPPQNAAIGQGLAAQFGMGQQGARGQNQGNVWS; encoded by the coding sequence ATGCAGAGCCCGCTTTTCGCGCACAACGACCTGCAGACCCAGGAGCGCTGGAGTCTGCAGAACAAGCAGATGCTCCGCGTCACCCTCGAGGGCCACGACGACATCCTCGCCCGCAAGGGCACCATGGTCGCCTACCAGGGGCTGGTCGAGTTCGACGCCGAGTACCGCAGCAACAACCAGGCACGTGCGCGTGCGCGCACCGGCGAGGGCCTGGACCTGATGCGCTGTCACGGACAGGGCACGGTCTACCTCGCCAACCTCGCCCAGCACGTGCACGTCATGGACGTCGAGCAGGACGGGCTGACGGTCGACAGCTCCTACGTCCTCGCCATGGACTCCTCGCTGCACCACGAGGTCATCGCCGTCGACAGCCTCTACGGCATCTCCGGCTCGGGGAAGTACCAGCTCAACATCACCGGACGGGGCAAGGTCGCGCTGATGACCTCGGGCGCCCCGCTGCTCATGCAGGTCACGCCCGACAAATACGTCAACTGCGACGCGGACGCGATCGTCGCCTGGTCCACCGGGCTGCGCGTGCAGATGCAGGCGCAGACGCATTCCTCCGGCGTGTGGCGCAGGCGCGGCAACACCGGCGAGGGCTGGGAGCTGAGCTTCATGGGCTCCGGGTTCGCGCTGGTGCAGCCCAGCGAGCTGCTGCCGCCGCAGAACGCGGCGATCGGGCAGGGCCTCGCGGCCCAGTTCGGCATGGGGCAGCAGGGGGCCCGCGGTCAGAACCAGGGCAACGTCTGGAGCTGA
- a CDS encoding M48 family metallopeptidase: MPADPLHRAGNPQRSTTSQPPGGSKASAIEVRRSARRRRTVSAYREGDRTVVLIPARMSKAEEQRWVTVMLDKLAAQESRRQLGDGELAERAARLSAQYFDGRARPASVRWVTNQNTRWGSCTPAEGSIRLSHRLQGMPEYVVDYVLCHELAHLLVPGHGPDFWRLLEAYPRTERARGYLEGVVAAQRLPHLPGARDE; this comes from the coding sequence GTGCCCGCCGACCCACTGCACCGCGCCGGTAACCCACAGCGCAGTACGACGAGCCAGCCGCCCGGCGGCTCGAAGGCGAGCGCGATCGAGGTACGCAGGAGTGCCCGGCGTCGCCGGACCGTCTCCGCGTACCGCGAGGGCGATCGCACCGTCGTGCTGATCCCCGCCCGGATGTCGAAGGCGGAGGAGCAGCGCTGGGTGACCGTCATGCTCGACAAGCTCGCCGCGCAGGAGAGCCGTCGGCAGCTGGGTGACGGTGAGCTGGCCGAGCGCGCAGCGCGGCTGTCGGCCCAGTACTTCGACGGCCGGGCCCGGCCCGCCTCCGTGCGCTGGGTCACCAACCAGAACACCCGTTGGGGCTCGTGCACCCCGGCCGAGGGCAGCATCCGTCTCTCGCACCGGCTTCAGGGGATGCCGGAGTACGTCGTCGACTACGTCCTGTGCCACGAGCTCGCCCATCTGCTGGTGCCCGGTCACGGGCCCGACTTCTGGCGGCTGCTGGAGGCCTACCCGCGCACCGAGCGCGCCCGCGGCTACCTGGAAGGGGTCGTCGCCGCGCAGCGGCTCCCGCACCTGCCCGGCGCACGGGACGAGTGA
- a CDS encoding AIM24 family protein: MNQPLAGYAPAPVTARMENHGNHMLKVAMQTGNDLLARVGSMVAYEGFIQYEPNPPAVRQIARDWITGEGAPLMKCSGDGLLYLADYGADVVVINLNGDGISVNATNLLAFDAHLTWGVERVKGLAKFAGQGLWNTKISGQGWVALTSRGKPIVVDCGGGEDETYVDPDALVAWSPNLKVKGKRSFKAQSLIGRGSGEAYQMAFSGQGIVVVQPSEDSTDRLRVRG, translated from the coding sequence ATGAACCAGCCGCTCGCGGGCTACGCCCCCGCACCCGTCACCGCCCGCATGGAGAACCACGGCAACCACATGCTGAAGGTCGCCATGCAGACCGGGAACGACCTCCTCGCGCGCGTGGGGTCGATGGTCGCCTACGAAGGCTTCATCCAGTACGAGCCCAACCCGCCGGCCGTCCGCCAGATCGCCCGCGACTGGATCACCGGCGAGGGCGCCCCGCTGATGAAGTGCTCCGGCGACGGCCTGCTCTACCTGGCCGACTACGGCGCCGACGTCGTCGTGATCAACCTCAACGGCGACGGCATCTCCGTCAACGCCACCAACCTGCTCGCCTTCGACGCCCACCTCACCTGGGGCGTGGAGCGCGTCAAGGGGCTCGCCAAGTTCGCCGGGCAGGGCCTGTGGAACACGAAGATCTCCGGGCAGGGCTGGGTCGCGCTGACCTCCCGCGGCAAACCGATCGTCGTGGACTGCGGTGGCGGCGAGGACGAGACGTACGTCGACCCGGACGCGCTCGTCGCCTGGTCCCCGAACCTGAAGGTGAAGGGCAAGCGCAGCTTCAAGGCGCAGTCGCTGATCGGCCGGGGCAGCGGCGAGGCCTACCAGATGGCCTTCTCCGGCCAGGGCATCGTCGTCGTCCAGCCCAGCGAGGACAGCACCGACCGCCTCCGAGTCCGGGGCTGA
- a CDS encoding AarF/ABC1/UbiB kinase family protein translates to MSDLPRKAVTRTAKLAALPLGFAGRATWGLGKRIVGESAEIVGRELQQRTAEQLFKVLGELKGGAMKFGQAMSVFESALPEEIAGPYRAALTKLQDAAPPMPTRTVHTVLEERLGPDWRDLFEEFEDKPAAAASIGQVHRAVWHDGREVAVKVQYPGAGEALLSDLTQLSRFARLLGPLIPGMDIKPLIAELKDRVSEELDYALEAQAQTAHADVFAADPDVVVPAVVHQCEQVLVTEWIDGIPLSEVISDGTPEQRDRAGQLLARFLFSGPARTGLLHADPHPGNFRLLPGGPAGEDDWRLGVLDFGTVDRLPGGLPLPIGVSLRLTLDGEAERVYELLCEEGFVKESIELEPDAVLDYLLPIIEPARVDAFTFTRSWMRGQAARVADPRSPAYQLGKRLNLPPAYLLIHRVTLSTIGVLCQLGATVRLREELEEWLPGFVGDDVSAEEEPAGA, encoded by the coding sequence ATGTCTGATCTTCCCCGGAAGGCGGTCACCCGGACCGCCAAGCTCGCCGCGCTCCCGCTCGGCTTCGCCGGCCGGGCGACCTGGGGGCTGGGCAAGCGGATCGTGGGCGAGTCCGCGGAGATCGTCGGCCGTGAGCTGCAACAGCGCACGGCGGAGCAACTGTTCAAGGTGCTCGGCGAGCTCAAGGGCGGCGCGATGAAGTTCGGGCAGGCGATGTCCGTCTTCGAGTCGGCGCTGCCCGAGGAGATCGCCGGCCCCTACCGTGCGGCCCTGACCAAACTCCAGGACGCGGCGCCCCCGATGCCGACGCGCACCGTGCACACGGTGCTCGAGGAGCGCCTCGGCCCGGACTGGCGTGATCTGTTCGAGGAGTTCGAGGACAAGCCGGCGGCGGCGGCCTCGATCGGCCAGGTGCACCGCGCGGTGTGGCACGACGGCCGTGAGGTGGCCGTCAAGGTGCAGTACCCGGGGGCCGGCGAGGCCCTGCTCTCCGATCTCACACAACTGAGCCGCTTCGCACGGCTGCTGGGTCCGCTCATCCCGGGCATGGACATCAAGCCGCTGATCGCGGAGTTGAAGGACCGCGTCTCCGAGGAGCTGGACTACGCGTTGGAGGCCCAGGCCCAGACCGCGCACGCAGACGTGTTCGCCGCCGATCCGGACGTGGTCGTCCCCGCGGTGGTGCACCAGTGCGAGCAGGTGCTGGTGACGGAGTGGATCGACGGCATCCCGCTGTCGGAGGTCATCTCCGACGGCACCCCCGAGCAGCGCGACCGGGCCGGGCAGCTCCTCGCCCGCTTCCTGTTCTCCGGGCCGGCCCGCACCGGTCTGCTGCACGCCGACCCGCATCCGGGCAACTTCCGGCTGCTGCCCGGCGGCCCGGCCGGCGAGGACGACTGGCGGCTGGGCGTCCTGGACTTCGGCACCGTCGACCGCCTGCCCGGCGGGCTGCCCCTGCCGATCGGAGTCTCGCTGCGGCTGACGCTGGACGGGGAGGCCGAGCGGGTCTACGAACTCCTCTGCGAGGAAGGGTTCGTGAAGGAGTCCATAGAGCTCGAACCCGACGCGGTCCTCGACTACCTGCTGCCGATCATCGAGCCGGCCCGGGTGGACGCCTTCACCTTCACCCGTTCCTGGATGCGCGGTCAGGCCGCCCGCGTCGCCGACCCGCGCTCCCCCGCCTATCAGCTGGGCAAGCGGCTGAATCTGCCGCCGGCCTACCTGCTGATCCACCGGGTGACCCTCAGCACGATCGGTGTTCTGTGCCAGCTCGGCGCGACGGTCCGGCTGCGGGAGGAACTGGAGGAGTGGCTGCCGGGCTTCGTCGGCGACGACGTCTCGGCCGAGGAGGAGCCGGCGGGCGCCTGA
- a CDS encoding TerD family protein, giving the protein MAREFQRGHKARISDLTAGTDLYVGVQITGPGLTFDISCFGLDADERLSDDRYFVFFNQPKTPEESVQLLGAQAGDTESFRVTLDGIPSQIRKLSFTATLDGAGQMSQIAPGYLRIVAGGEEVARYSFSGAEFSTERAVMLGDFYFKDGWRFAAVGQGFDGGLDALLKNFGGEVLEEEAPAAPQSGAAPGFAPPAQAAAPPSFGAPAAPAPQPAPAPAPQPAAQGFAPPPGHTPPPAPAPAPNMHGAPTVIAPLHQPPGGTVPPPAPAPAPYGQPPQQPPYGGQPGAPMPPGYGQQPPSYGGQPTAPMPPGYGQVPGQQTAPYGVPQGAPQGGAGVTAALQAFKETPTGQRWTQQNKKLIRVDLGVGGQPVLARQGSMVLYQGKVDFSYKGAGFAGRLVGNATGQEMQLMRCTGQGQVFLAENSTHLHPVELQGDAICVSAENVLAFDESLQYEVRRVEGHGIPGGALFTMQFQGTGTIVVKTHGTPVVLPVTPTTFADCNAVVAWSAASQVIVSSQVRMRRNAYPGDTGESVNLQFRGAPGNFIVVQPYEV; this is encoded by the coding sequence ATGGCCAGGGAATTCCAACGCGGCCACAAGGCCAGGATCAGTGACCTCACGGCGGGCACGGATCTGTACGTAGGCGTGCAGATCACCGGCCCCGGACTGACCTTCGACATCAGCTGCTTCGGTCTGGACGCCGACGAGCGCCTGTCGGACGACCGGTACTTCGTCTTCTTCAACCAGCCGAAGACCCCGGAGGAGTCCGTCCAACTGCTGGGTGCCCAGGCGGGCGACACGGAGTCCTTCCGGGTAACGCTCGACGGCATCCCCTCCCAGATCCGCAAGCTGTCCTTCACGGCGACCCTCGACGGCGCCGGGCAGATGTCGCAGATCGCCCCCGGATACCTGCGCATCGTGGCGGGCGGTGAGGAGGTCGCCCGCTACTCGTTCAGCGGCGCGGAGTTCTCCACCGAGCGCGCCGTGATGCTCGGCGACTTCTACTTCAAGGACGGCTGGCGGTTCGCGGCCGTCGGCCAGGGCTTCGACGGCGGCCTGGACGCGCTGCTGAAGAACTTCGGCGGCGAGGTGCTGGAGGAGGAGGCGCCGGCCGCCCCGCAGTCCGGCGCGGCGCCCGGCTTCGCCCCGCCCGCCCAGGCCGCCGCACCGCCCTCGTTCGGCGCTCCGGCCGCCCCCGCGCCCCAGCCCGCCCCGGCCCCCGCGCCCCAGCCCGCCGCACAGGGCTTCGCGCCGCCGCCCGGGCACACCCCGCCGCCGGCCCCGGCACCCGCACCGAACATGCACGGCGCGCCGACGGTCATCGCCCCGCTGCACCAGCCCCCCGGCGGCACCGTGCCGCCCCCGGCCCCGGCGCCCGCGCCCTACGGCCAGCCGCCCCAGCAGCCGCCCTACGGTGGTCAGCCCGGCGCGCCCATGCCTCCCGGGTACGGCCAGCAGCCGCCCTCCTACGGCGGCCAGCCGACCGCTCCCATGCCGCCGGGCTACGGTCAGGTCCCCGGTCAGCAGACCGCCCCCTACGGAGTGCCGCAGGGCGCGCCCCAGGGCGGTGCCGGTGTCACGGCCGCGCTCCAGGCGTTCAAGGAGACGCCGACCGGGCAGCGCTGGACGCAGCAGAACAAGAAGCTCATCCGCGTCGACCTCGGCGTCGGCGGACAGCCTGTGCTCGCTCGGCAGGGCAGCATGGTGCTCTACCAGGGCAAGGTCGACTTCAGCTACAAGGGCGCCGGCTTCGCCGGGCGGCTCGTCGGCAACGCCACCGGCCAGGAGATGCAGCTGATGCGCTGCACCGGCCAGGGCCAGGTGTTCCTCGCGGAGAACTCCACCCACCTGCACCCGGTCGAGCTCCAGGGCGACGCGATCTGCGTGTCCGCGGAGAACGTCCTCGCCTTCGACGAGAGCCTCCAGTACGAGGTCCGCCGCGTCGAGGGACACGGCATCCCGGGCGGCGCGCTGTTCACCATGCAGTTCCAGGGCACCGGCACGATCGTCGTCAAGACGCACGGCACACCCGTGGTCCTGCCGGTCACGCCGACCACCTTCGCCGACTGCAACGCGGTCGTCGCCTGGTCGGCCGCCTCCCAGGTGATCGTCTCCAGCCAGGTCCGCATGCGCCGCAACGCCTACCCGGGCGACACCGGCGAGAGCGTCAACCTGCAGTTCCGGGGCGCGCCCGGCAACTTCATCGTGGTCCAGCCGTACGAGGTCTGA
- a CDS encoding TOMM precursor leader peptide-binding protein yields MHPMVKPALRRGWRDLNTVQFGMTPAHALTLGPLDTATGGFLDLLDGTRGLPLLREEGRRTGLPDGRVDALVERLAGAGLVDDACGGGPDADALREKREVLGRLRPDLASLSLTTSEPGGALARLAARRALRVQVRGAGRVGALLASVLSGAGVGEVDVRDDGRVEPWDVAPGGLPAESVGERRDTAARAAVRRAAPDRPPRRPHSPGSGAADPGLSLVILAPRDDVAVHAPDPRTAEPLLASGTPHLYAGVVEGTGVVGPLVLPGESGCAGCLHEDRTDRDPAWPRLISQWGSGRARRIGACDLTLATAVAGLAAAHALAFLDGGSPATAGARWEVSAPGLTWHSRPVRPHPACGCGAAERGRESGKTEHSSTDGRPRATMAVQRPSAKRRSEAGAARPTGTWRAHV; encoded by the coding sequence ATGCATCCGATGGTGAAGCCGGCGCTGCGGCGCGGCTGGCGCGACCTGAACACCGTGCAGTTCGGGATGACCCCGGCGCACGCGCTGACGCTGGGGCCGTTGGACACGGCGACGGGCGGCTTCCTGGATCTGCTCGACGGCACCCGCGGGCTGCCCCTGCTGCGCGAGGAGGGCCGCCGCACGGGCCTGCCCGACGGCCGGGTCGACGCCCTGGTGGAGCGGCTGGCCGGGGCCGGCCTGGTGGACGACGCGTGCGGCGGCGGACCGGACGCGGACGCCCTGCGCGAGAAGCGGGAGGTGCTGGGGCGGCTGCGCCCCGATCTCGCCTCGCTGAGTCTGACCACGTCCGAACCGGGCGGGGCGCTCGCCCGGCTCGCCGCCCGCCGTGCGCTGCGCGTGCAGGTGCGGGGCGCCGGCCGGGTCGGCGCGCTGCTGGCGTCGGTGCTGTCGGGCGCGGGCGTCGGCGAGGTCGACGTGCGGGACGACGGCCGCGTGGAGCCCTGGGACGTGGCACCGGGCGGCCTGCCTGCGGAGTCCGTCGGCGAGCGCCGCGACACGGCAGCGCGGGCCGCGGTCCGCCGCGCGGCACCGGACCGGCCGCCGCGCCGCCCCCACTCCCCCGGCTCCGGCGCCGCGGACCCCGGTCTCTCCCTGGTGATCCTCGCGCCCCGGGACGACGTGGCGGTGCACGCGCCGGATCCGCGCACCGCCGAGCCGCTCCTGGCCTCCGGGACGCCCCATCTGTACGCCGGCGTCGTGGAGGGCACGGGGGTCGTCGGGCCGCTCGTCCTGCCCGGCGAGTCGGGCTGCGCCGGCTGTCTGCACGAGGACCGCACGGACCGCGACCCGGCCTGGCCCCGGCTGATCTCCCAGTGGGGATCCGGCCGGGCCCGCCGGATCGGAGCCTGCGATCTGACCCTGGCCACGGCGGTCGCCGGACTGGCCGCGGCCCACGCCCTGGCCTTTCTCGACGGCGGATCGCCCGCCACCGCCGGGGCCCGCTGGGAGGTGTCCGCACCCGGCCTGACCTGGCATTCCCGGCCGGTTCGGCCCCACCCGGCATGCGGCTGCGGTGCGGCGGAGAGAGGGAGGGAGAGTGGTAAAACGGAGCACTCCTCAACCGATGGACGACCACGCGCGACAATGGCGGTGCAACGGCCGTCCGCGAAGCGACGAAGCGAAGCAGGCGCGGCGCGACCGACTGGGACCTGGAGGGCGCATGTCTGA